TGTCACCGGCGATTTGGAACAGGGAATTGCCACCAGTTCCAAAGTGCTGGCGATTCGCGGTCAGGTGTTGCCAGCCACAGTCACCGATGTGAATTTATGGGCCGAATTGGACGATGGTCGCCGCATTGAGGGAGAGTCCAATATTACCGAAGCTGGCGGCAATATTGTCAAAATTGGTTGCCTTCCCCAACAGCCGCCGGCTTTACCAAAAGTCTTGCAAGGCATCGAAGGGGCAGATTTTGTGGTTATCGGTCCGGGAAGTTTGTACACCAGCGTCATTCCCAACTTACTGGTTCCCGAAATCCGAGAAGCCATTTCAGCAACCCAAGTACCGCGCATCTACGTTTGCAATATTATGACCCAACCAGGGGAAACTACCAACTATACTGTCGCCGACCACATCCAAGCCATTGACGATGCTTGTGGCGGCCAACGTTTGTTCGATGCAGTGTTGGTGCAAAAACGCTCTCCATCCGCCCAAGCCTTGATCCGGTACGAACAGGAAAATTCCCATTTCGTAGATTTGGACCGAGAACGGGTGCGACAACTGGGACGTCGCATTGTCCTAGCGGATATTTTACATGAAGACCCAGAAACTGGCTACGTCCGCCACCATTCCCAACAGCTAGCCAAAGTACTGATGCGCTGGTACTGGCGCGCCGGTCAGTTGGATACTCGCCGCAGCAAAAAGCAACGAGTTGGTGCGCGAACATCTGTATAATCTACCATCCATTTTATACCAAATTCGATTGTACAAATTACATTTGAGATAGAGGAGGGGGAGGAGTGGGAGGAGGGGGAGGAGTGGGAGGAGGGGGAGAGGGGGAGAGGGGGAGAGGGGGAAAACCACAAGAAGTTCAATTGTAGCCTTAGCCTGAGGAATTTTTCGGGTCTTCCCAGTACAGATTTGGTATCAGATGGCGTTGCGATGCTTTTGTCTTCCTCTCAAAGAATTGCCCAAAACGGCTTTTGACTTCCCTTAGGGATTGAAAATTTACGTTCCCTTTCGCGATTGGTTTTTCTTCCTGCGATCGAGAATCGGCACGGGGGTTGGGCAAGCACGGGGAAACGAACATTTTTGGCAATTTTCCGTTTTTCTGATTTCAATAAGAATTAACCAAAACCCACATTCAAATGCGATCGCGCTACCTTCCAGAACCCAACGCGATCGCATCAAACAAAGAATTTTCCTTTCTACGCATCCCCTTCCACTTCCGCCACCAAAGCCTCCAACTGTTCCAACAACCTCTCCGCCTGCTGCCACCGCTGCGGGTCTTGCCACAACTTCGCCTGGTGAATCCGCCGCGCCGCCGCCTGCAACCGCACCACCGGCTGCGGCACTTCCGCTGACGCCGATTCTTCCCCAGCCACCTCCTCCGCCACTTCCTCTGACGCCTCTACCGCCGCTGCCACCTCTCCATCTTCCGTCTCCTCCCGCAGCGATCGCACCCGCGCGCGAATCTGCGACAACGACAACCCCTTCTCCATCGCCTCCGCCAACAAAACCCGCCGATTCTCCTCATCCGATAATTTCGCGATCGCTTTCGCCTTCGTATAAGCAATCTTCCCCTCGCGCAACGCCGCCAACACATCCTCCGGCAGCTTCAACAAAGGCAACCGCGTCTCCACAAACGACTTCCAACTCAGCCGCAAAGGCGCAAACACGCTTTCCACCACTTCCACCTGCCAATTAGGCGAACCGTTTCGCCTAGTCGAACCCAACTTTTGATTGCGCATGGCATACAGCAACGAAATCACCCCATCCACATCCATCTCCAACTTCACCGCCAGCAGCCGCAAAATCCCATCCGTCTCCTCCAACGGATTCAACTCCTCGCGCACCAAATTCTCCTGCAACGCCAACTCCAACGCCGCCGCATCGCTCAACTCCCGCACGCAAGCCGGCACCCGCTGCCAACCCGCCTGCTGCGCCGCCGAATACCGCCGCCAACCCGCCACCAACTCGTAGCGACCTTCATCCAACCGACGCACCACCAACGGTTCCAACATCCCGTGCGTCGCGATCGTCTCCA
This Geitlerinema sp. PCC 9228 DNA region includes the following protein-coding sequences:
- a CDS encoding gluconeogenesis factor YvcK family protein; the encoded protein is VTGDLEQGIATSSKVLAIRGQVLPATVTDVNLWAELDDGRRIEGESNITEAGGNIVKIGCLPQQPPALPKVLQGIEGADFVVIGPGSLYTSVIPNLLVPEIREAISATQVPRIYVCNIMTQPGETTNYTVADHIQAIDDACGGQRLFDAVLVQKRSPSAQALIRYEQENSHFVDLDRERVRQLGRRIVLADILHEDPETGYVRHHSQQLAKVLMRWYWRAGQLDTRRSKKQRVGARTSV
- a CDS encoding ParB/RepB/Spo0J family partition protein, with product MASSQETTTTSVTAGEEQMTDSWQWLPLAQIEFPEYQVRKALEPEALQRLVETIATHGMLEPLVVRRLDEGRYELVAGWRRYSAAQQAGWQRVPACVRELSDAAALELALQENLVREELNPLEETDGILRLLAVKLEMDVDGVISLLYAMRNQKLGSTRRNGSPNWQVEVVESVFAPLRLSWKSFVETRLPLLKLPEDVLAALREGKIAYTKAKAIAKLSDEENRRVLLAEAMEKGLSLSQIRARVRSLREETEDGEVAAAVEASEEVAEEVAGEESASAEVPQPVVRLQAAARRIHQAKLWQDPQRWQQAERLLEQLEALVAEVEGDA